In the Solidesulfovibrio carbinoliphilus subsp. oakridgensis genome, one interval contains:
- a CDS encoding class I SAM-dependent methyltransferase: MQDWTAGYVADIGYTYGYYTELNPLRVKLAFLNAGLRFPETGTACELGFGQGLSVNIHATAAVTQWHGTDFNPSQAGFARELATASGGGARLYDDAFADFATKPDLPDFDFIGVHGIWSWISDANRAVIVDFVRRKLKVGGVLYISYNTLPGWAAFAPMRHLMTEHATMMGCQGQGIVPRIEGALDFCDKLLAVEPLFAKANPQIGERFKKLAEQNRHYLAHEYFNRDWEPMHFRTMAEWLSPAKLDYACSAHYLDHVDALNLTAAQQAFLQGIPDRLFRESVRDFMVNQQFRRDYWVKGARRLNALEQAETLRQQRVVLLTHRADVSLKVAGALGEASLNETIYAPILDALADHKPKTIGQIEQAVAGKDLNFAQLMQAVMVLAGSGQIAAAQDEATIGKARKQTDKLNAHLMQKSRGSTDVSYLASPVTGGGTGVNRFKQLFLLAKASGRKTPEDWAGTVWQLLSAHNQRLIKDGATLESPEDNLAELTAQAREFAAKELPILHALGIA; encoded by the coding sequence ATGCAAGACTGGACCGCTGGCTATGTGGCTGATATTGGTTATACTTACGGCTATTATACGGAACTGAACCCCTTACGGGTAAAATTGGCGTTTCTGAACGCCGGTCTACGATTTCCGGAAACAGGGACGGCTTGTGAGTTGGGCTTCGGTCAGGGGCTGAGCGTCAATATCCACGCGACAGCCGCCGTCACGCAGTGGCACGGCACGGACTTCAATCCTTCCCAAGCCGGGTTTGCCCGGGAATTGGCGACGGCCTCCGGCGGCGGGGCCAGACTCTATGACGACGCCTTTGCCGATTTCGCCACGAAACCCGATCTGCCCGACTTCGACTTCATCGGCGTGCACGGCATCTGGAGCTGGATTTCCGACGCCAACCGGGCGGTCATCGTGGACTTCGTGCGCCGCAAGCTCAAGGTCGGCGGGGTGCTCTACATCAGCTACAACACCCTGCCCGGCTGGGCGGCCTTCGCGCCCATGCGTCACCTCATGACCGAGCACGCCACCATGATGGGTTGCCAGGGCCAGGGCATCGTTCCCCGCATCGAGGGAGCCCTGGACTTTTGCGACAAGCTGCTGGCCGTGGAGCCGCTCTTCGCCAAGGCCAACCCGCAGATTGGCGAGCGCTTCAAGAAGCTCGCCGAACAGAACCGCCACTATCTGGCCCACGAGTATTTCAACCGCGACTGGGAGCCCATGCACTTCCGGACCATGGCCGAGTGGCTCTCGCCGGCCAAGCTCGACTACGCCTGCTCGGCCCACTACCTGGACCACGTCGACGCCCTGAACCTGACGGCCGCCCAGCAGGCCTTTTTGCAAGGCATCCCGGACCGGCTCTTTCGCGAATCCGTGCGCGACTTCATGGTCAACCAGCAGTTCCGCCGCGACTACTGGGTCAAGGGCGCACGGCGATTGAACGCGCTTGAACAGGCGGAAACGCTGCGCCAGCAACGCGTGGTACTGTTGACCCACCGGGCCGACGTCTCCCTTAAGGTTGCCGGGGCCTTGGGCGAAGCAAGCTTGAACGAGACGATCTATGCGCCGATCCTCGACGCCCTGGCCGACCACAAACCTAAAACCATCGGGCAGATCGAACAGGCCGTCGCCGGCAAGGACCTGAATTTCGCGCAATTGATGCAGGCCGTCATGGTCCTCGCCGGTTCGGGCCAGATCGCGGCGGCCCAGGACGAGGCCACGATCGGCAAGGCCAGAAAACAGACCGACAAGCTCAACGCCCACCTGATGCAGAAATCCCGGGGAAGCACCGACGTCAGCTATCTGGCCAGCCCCGTGACCGGCGGTGGGACAGGCGTCAATCGCTTCAAGCAACTGTTCCTGCTGGCCAAGGCCAGCGGCAGGAAGACGCCAGAGGACTGGGCCGGCACCGTCTGGCAGCTCCTTTCCGCCCATAACCAGCGGCTCATCAAGGACGGCGCCACCCTGGAGTCCCCGGAGGACAATCTCGCGGAATTGACCGCCCAGGCCAGGGAATTCGCCGCAAAAGAGCTTCCCATCCTCCACGCCCTCGGCATAGCCTGA